Proteins from a single region of Pseudomonas ekonensis:
- a CDS encoding sigma-70 family RNA polymerase sigma factor, translated as MLSRNRHVAEDLVQATCVRALERAGQYVAGTRMDRWLLSILHSIWLNEVRARRVRQGQGTSDADGQLAFDGEYAAQTHVMAAQVIRRVDALPETQRVTVYLAYVEGLSYREVAEILQVPIGTVMSRLATARLKLAEYPPLQAVPNTPAGDRQ; from the coding sequence CTGTTGTCGCGCAACCGCCACGTGGCCGAGGATCTGGTGCAGGCCACCTGCGTGCGCGCCCTGGAGCGTGCCGGCCAATACGTGGCCGGCACGCGCATGGACCGCTGGCTGCTGAGCATCCTGCATTCGATCTGGCTCAATGAAGTGCGCGCCCGCCGGGTGCGCCAGGGCCAGGGCACCTCGGACGCCGACGGCCAGTTGGCGTTCGACGGCGAATACGCCGCCCAGACCCACGTGATGGCCGCGCAGGTGATCCGCCGGGTCGATGCCCTGCCGGAAACCCAGCGGGTGACCGTCTACCTGGCCTATGTCGAAGGGCTGTCCTACCGCGAAGTCGCCGAGATCCTGCAGGTGCCCATCGGCACGGTCATGAGCCGCCTGGCCACCGCGCGCCTGAAACTGGCCGAATACCCGCCGCTGCAAGCGGTGCCGAACACCCCCGCAGGAGACCGGCAATGA
- a CDS encoding anti-sigma factor family protein codes for MNTPSDERLVAYLDDEIDREQRDLLDTAITDDPLLSLRVQWLARSNLPFRDAYDELARQAPLERLQARLDAAPSPARPGISRRWFIGAAAAALALGGVAADRLFLGWQARQPHNWRAMVGDYMALYVPQTLEHLPTDEASQRAQLRTVDARLGLNLTVAQLKLPGAELKRAQLLEYDGMPIAQLTWLDAAHGPLALCVIRANSGSRPLAHERRHTMNVVYWTEREHAWMLIGHNPPADLEALAKMFKERLGA; via the coding sequence ATGAATACGCCTTCGGACGAGCGACTGGTGGCGTACCTGGACGACGAGATCGACCGCGAGCAACGCGACCTGCTGGACACCGCCATCACCGACGACCCGCTGCTGAGCCTGCGCGTGCAGTGGCTGGCCCGCAGCAACCTGCCGTTCCGGGACGCCTACGACGAACTGGCCCGCCAGGCGCCGCTGGAACGGTTGCAAGCCAGGCTGGACGCCGCGCCCTCCCCGGCCCGCCCCGGCATCAGCCGGCGCTGGTTCATCGGTGCCGCCGCAGCCGCCCTGGCGCTGGGCGGCGTGGCGGCCGACCGCCTGTTCCTCGGCTGGCAGGCGCGGCAGCCGCACAACTGGCGGGCGATGGTCGGCGACTACATGGCGCTGTACGTGCCGCAGACCCTCGAGCACCTGCCCACCGACGAAGCCTCTCAGCGCGCCCAGTTGCGCACCGTCGATGCGCGGCTGGGCCTGAACCTGACCGTCGCGCAGCTGAAACTGCCCGGCGCCGAGCTCAAGCGCGCGCAACTGCTGGAGTACGACGGCATGCCCATCGCCCAGCTGACCTGGCTGGACGCCGCCCACGGCCCGCTGGCGCTGTGCGTCATCCGCGCCAACAGCGGCAGCCGGCCCCTGGCCCACGAGCGGCGGCACACGATGAACGTGGTGTACTGGACGGAACGCGAGCACGCGTGGATGCTGATCGGCCACAATCCGCCCGCCGACCTGGAGGCGCTGGCGAAAATGTTTAAAGAACGGCTCGGCGCCTGA
- the pncA gene encoding bifunctional nicotinamidase/pyrazinamidase, protein MPISPRSALLVIDVQNDFIPGGRLPVPEGDLIVPLVNRLGARFKQVIAAQDWHPAGHASFASSHPGHGPYDVVHLPYGEQTLWPDHCVQGSPGAEFHPGLDLPHTQLIIRKGCNPDIDSYSAFLEADRATVTGLAGYLKERGIDTVYVVGLALDFCVMFTALDARAAGFNAFVVMDACRAIDHNGSLAAAVERMQVAGVGLIQSNDLL, encoded by the coding sequence ATGCCGATTTCACCACGCTCCGCATTGCTGGTCATCGACGTCCAGAACGACTTCATTCCCGGCGGCCGGTTGCCGGTGCCCGAAGGCGACCTGATCGTCCCGTTGGTCAACCGCCTCGGCGCCCGCTTCAAGCAAGTCATCGCCGCCCAGGACTGGCATCCGGCCGGCCACGCGTCGTTTGCCTCAAGCCACCCCGGCCACGGCCCTTACGATGTGGTCCACCTGCCGTACGGTGAGCAGACCCTCTGGCCGGACCATTGCGTGCAGGGCTCGCCGGGGGCCGAGTTTCACCCGGGGCTGGATCTGCCCCACACGCAATTGATCATCCGCAAGGGCTGCAATCCCGACATCGACAGCTATTCGGCGTTTCTGGAGGCGGACCGGGCCACCGTCACGGGCCTGGCCGGTTACCTGAAGGAGCGCGGCATCGACACCGTTTACGTGGTCGGGCTGGCCCTGGACTTCTGCGTGATGTTCACCGCGCTGGATGCGCGGGCGGCCGGCTTCAATGCCTTCGTGGTGATGGACGCCTGCCGGGCCATCGACCACAACGGCTCGCTGGCCGCAGCGGTCGAACGGATGCAGGTGGCGGGCGTCGGCCTGATCCAGTCCAACGACCTTCTCTAG
- a CDS encoding ATP-binding protein, whose translation MFRILFRLYLVTIVSFSAATYLMPDLVVMAFRDRFITYNLEFSRGLQSLITKQFRAAPPERWPEVAASMDKDFQPLHIVLARIDDADFTAPERERLLKGENVVRIGDWGWRTLAVTPLNDEMAVRMVVPPDPMDVNLLYWSINVLIGATMLACLLLWLRPHWRDLERLKRTAERFGKGHLSERTQIAQSSNIGSLAHVFDTMASDIESLLNQQRDLLNAVSHELRTPLTRLDFGLALALSDDLPAASRERLQGLVAHIRELDDLVLELLSYSRLQNPAKLPEQVEVSLDEFIDSILGSVDDEQESSEVVIDVLLHGQLERFTLDPRLTARALQNLLRNAMRYCEKRIQVGVQVCPKGCEIWVDDDGIGIPDDERERIFEPFYRLDRSRDRATGGFGLGLAISRRALEAQGGTLTVESSPLGGARFRLCLPTPV comes from the coding sequence ATGTTCAGAATCCTGTTCCGCCTCTATCTGGTGACGATCGTCTCGTTCAGCGCCGCGACCTACCTGATGCCGGACCTGGTGGTGATGGCCTTCCGGGACCGCTTCATCACCTACAACCTGGAATTCTCGCGGGGCTTGCAGTCGCTGATCACCAAACAGTTCCGCGCCGCGCCGCCGGAGCGCTGGCCAGAAGTGGCGGCTTCGATGGACAAGGATTTCCAGCCGCTGCACATCGTGCTGGCGCGCATCGACGACGCCGACTTCACCGCGCCTGAGCGCGAGCGCCTGCTCAAGGGCGAAAACGTGGTGCGCATCGGCGATTGGGGCTGGCGCACCCTGGCGGTGACGCCGCTCAACGACGAGATGGCGGTGCGGATGGTGGTGCCGCCGGATCCGATGGACGTCAACCTGCTGTACTGGAGCATCAACGTGCTGATCGGCGCGACGATGCTGGCGTGCCTGCTGCTGTGGCTGCGCCCGCACTGGCGCGACCTGGAGCGTCTCAAGCGCACGGCCGAACGGTTCGGCAAGGGCCATTTGAGCGAGCGCACGCAGATCGCCCAAAGCTCGAACATCGGCAGCCTGGCCCATGTGTTCGACACCATGGCCAGCGATATCGAGAGCCTGCTCAACCAGCAGCGCGACCTGCTCAACGCGGTCTCCCACGAATTGCGCACGCCGCTGACCCGCCTGGACTTCGGCCTGGCGCTGGCGCTGTCCGACGACTTGCCGGCGGCCAGCCGCGAGCGTCTGCAAGGGCTGGTCGCGCACATCCGCGAGCTGGACGACCTGGTGCTGGAATTGCTGTCCTACAGCCGCCTGCAGAATCCGGCGAAGCTGCCGGAGCAGGTCGAGGTGTCGCTGGACGAGTTCATCGACAGCATCCTGGGCAGCGTCGATGACGAGCAGGAGTCCTCGGAGGTCGTCATCGACGTGCTGCTGCACGGTCAGCTTGAGCGCTTCACGCTGGATCCGCGCCTGACCGCCAGGGCCCTGCAGAACCTGCTGCGCAATGCCATGCGCTACTGCGAGAAGCGCATCCAGGTCGGCGTGCAGGTGTGCCCCAAGGGCTGCGAGATCTGGGTGGACGACGACGGCATCGGTATTCCGGACGACGAGCGCGAGCGGATCTTCGAGCCGTTCTACCGGCTCGACCGCAGCCGCGACCGGGCCACCGGCGGTTTTGGCCTGGGGCTGGCGATCAGCCGCCGGGCCCTGGAAGCCCAGGGCGGCACGCTGACCGTGGAGAGTTCTCCGCTGGGCGGGGCGCGGTTCCGGCTGTGCCTGCCGACCCCGGTCTGA
- a CDS encoding response regulator transcription factor, with amino-acid sequence MPNILLVEDDTALAELIASYLERNGYSVSVIGRGDHVRERARLSPPDLVILDLMLPGLDGLQVCRLLRADSATLPILMLTARDDSHDQVLGLEMGADDYVTKPCEPRVLLARVRTLLRRSSLGEPLTVNDRIVMGNLCIDLSERTVTWRGQAVELSSGEYNLLVVLARHAGEVLSRDQILQRLRGIEFNGTDRSVDVAISKLRRKFDDHAGEARKIKTVWGKGYLFSRSEWEC; translated from the coding sequence ATGCCCAACATCCTCCTGGTCGAAGACGACACCGCCCTCGCCGAACTGATTGCCAGCTACCTGGAGCGCAACGGTTATTCCGTCAGCGTGATCGGCCGCGGCGACCATGTGCGCGAGCGGGCGCGGCTCAGCCCGCCGGACCTGGTGATCCTCGACCTGATGCTGCCGGGCCTCGACGGCCTGCAGGTGTGCCGCCTGCTGCGCGCCGACTCGGCGACGCTGCCGATCCTGATGCTCACGGCCCGCGACGACAGCCACGATCAGGTGCTGGGCCTGGAGATGGGCGCCGACGACTACGTCACCAAGCCTTGCGAGCCCCGGGTGCTGCTGGCCCGGGTGCGCACCTTGCTGCGCCGCAGCAGCCTGGGCGAACCGCTGACGGTCAACGACCGGATCGTCATGGGCAACCTGTGCATCGACCTGTCGGAGCGCACCGTGACCTGGCGCGGGCAGGCGGTGGAGCTGTCCAGCGGCGAATACAACCTGCTGGTGGTGCTGGCCCGCCACGCCGGCGAAGTGCTGAGCCGCGACCAGATCCTGCAACGCCTGCGCGGCATCGAGTTCAACGGCACCGACCGTTCGGTGGACGTGGCCATCTCCAAGCTGCGGCGCAAGTTCGACGACCATGCCGGCGAGGCGCGCAAGATCAAGACGGTGTGGGGCAAGGGCTACCTGTTCAGCCGTTCCGAGTGGGAATGCTGA
- a CDS encoding efflux RND transporter periplasmic adaptor subunit — protein sequence MSKKLLAGLGLIATALALGACGASSDSEEQAPPATVRIETLKAHPLSLSSELSGRIAAPRIAEVRARVAGVVLQRTFREGSDVKKGDVLFRIDPAPFKADLDSAEAALRKAEANAFQATLQEQRYAQLIGDKAISAQDYDNARANARQTAADVAANKAAVERAKLNLGYATVTAPISGRVGRALVTEGALVGQNESTPLALIQQLDPIHADVTQSTRELNELRRAFRSGQLQQVGQDQVKATLIQDDGSLYPLPGKLLFADITVDPGTGQIILRSEFPNPDLDLLPGSFVRVRLEQAVIREGLTVPQRAVQRDSAGIAQVLTLDDHLRVAQQPVQLGAVQNDRWIVTGGLKPGDRIIVEGLQHARPGETVQIDDTPLPLAQTSGQ from the coding sequence ATGTCGAAGAAACTGCTGGCCGGGCTCGGCCTGATCGCAACGGCGCTGGCGCTCGGCGCCTGTGGTGCGTCCTCGGACAGCGAAGAGCAGGCGCCGCCGGCGACGGTGCGGATCGAGACCCTCAAGGCCCATCCCCTGTCGCTCAGCAGCGAGCTGAGCGGACGCATCGCCGCGCCGCGCATCGCCGAGGTGCGGGCGCGGGTGGCCGGCGTGGTGCTGCAGCGCACCTTCCGCGAAGGCAGCGACGTGAAAAAGGGCGACGTGCTGTTCCGCATCGACCCCGCCCCGTTCAAGGCTGACCTGGACAGCGCCGAAGCCGCGCTGCGCAAGGCCGAGGCCAATGCGTTCCAGGCCACGCTGCAAGAGCAGCGCTACGCCCAGTTGATCGGCGACAAGGCCATCAGCGCCCAGGACTACGACAACGCCCGGGCCAACGCGCGGCAGACCGCCGCCGACGTCGCCGCCAACAAGGCGGCCGTCGAACGGGCGAAGCTGAATCTGGGCTACGCCACCGTCACCGCGCCGATCTCCGGACGCGTCGGCCGGGCGCTGGTGACCGAAGGCGCACTGGTCGGCCAGAACGAAAGCACGCCGCTGGCGCTGATCCAGCAGCTCGACCCGATCCACGCCGACGTCACCCAGTCGACCCGCGAGCTCAACGAATTGCGCCGCGCCTTCCGCTCCGGCCAGTTGCAGCAGGTCGGCCAGGATCAGGTCAAGGCCACGCTGATCCAGGACGACGGCAGCCTCTACCCGTTGCCGGGCAAGCTGCTGTTCGCCGACATCACCGTCGATCCGGGCACCGGTCAGATCATCCTGCGCAGCGAGTTCCCCAACCCGGACCTGGACCTGTTGCCCGGCAGTTTCGTGCGCGTGCGCCTGGAGCAAGCGGTCATCCGCGAGGGCCTCACCGTGCCGCAGCGGGCCGTGCAGCGCGACAGCGCCGGCATCGCCCAGGTGCTGACCCTCGACGACCACCTGCGCGTTGCCCAGCAGCCGGTGCAACTGGGCGCAGTGCAGAACGACCGCTGGATCGTCACCGGCGGCCTCAAGCCGGGCGACCGCATCATCGTCGAAGGCTTGCAGCACGCCCGTCCCGGCGAAACCGTGCAGATCGACGACACCCCTCTTCCACTCGCCCAGACCTCCGGGCAGTAA
- a CDS encoding efflux RND transporter permease subunit has product MPQFFIDRPVFAWVVALFILLAGALSIPQLPVAQYPDVAPPQIEIYAVYPGASAQTVDESVVSLIEEELNGADHLLYFESQSSLGSATIKATFQPGTNPELAQVDVQNRLKAVESRLPQAVNQQGLQVEKVSAGFLLLITLTSSDGKLDDVALSDYLARNVMNEIKRIDGVGKAQLYGAERAMRIWIDPQKLIGFNLTPADVNAAIAAQNAQVSAGSIGDLPAPKAQEITATVLVKGQLSTPEEFADIVLKANPDGSTVRIGDVARVEVGSQEYQFGTRLNGKPSTAVGVQLSPGANALNTATLIRAKMDELSRYFPAGVAYKIPYDTSPFVKVSITKVVYTLGEAMLLVFAVMFLFLQNVRYTLIPTLVVPVALMGTFATMLALGYSINVLTMFGMVLAIGILVDDAIVVVENVERIMAAEGLSPKDATRKAMGQITGAIIGITLVLVAVFIPMAFMHGSVGVIYRQFSLSMATSILFSAFLALTLTPALCATLLKPIAQGEHHEKAGFFGWFNRRFERLTARYQGWVGYALKRSGRYLLIYVVLLAGLGVCFARLPSSFLPTEDQGYTITDIQLPPGATQNRTVQVAEQLEAHNAGEPGISDSVVILGFSFSGSGQNAALAFSTLKDWSERGSDDSAASIADRANAALSQVKDAVAFAVLPPPVDGLGTSSGFEFRLQDRGGLGHAALMAARTELLDAAEKSPVLMNVRESALAEAPQVQLEVDRRQANAQGVSFADISNVLASAVGSTYVNDFPNQGRMQRVVVQAEGDRRSQVDDLLKMHVRNDAGKMVPLSAFVQAKWTQGPTQLTRYNGYPAIAISGEPSPGHTTGEAMAEIERLVAQGPNGLGQEWTGLSLQERLSGSQAPILLGLSLLIVFLCLAALYESWSIPTSVLLVVPLGVLGAVLAVTLRGMPNDVFFKVGLITIIGLSAKNAILIIEFAKSLYDDGHDLLDATLQAARMRLRPIVMTSLAFILGVVPLAIATGASSASQQAIGTGVIGGMITATLAVIFVPMFFVVVMKLVRRSGRH; this is encoded by the coding sequence ATGCCGCAGTTCTTTATCGACCGCCCGGTGTTCGCCTGGGTGGTCGCCCTGTTCATCCTGTTGGCCGGCGCGCTGTCGATTCCGCAGTTGCCGGTGGCCCAGTACCCGGACGTCGCGCCGCCGCAGATCGAAATCTACGCCGTGTACCCCGGCGCCTCGGCGCAGACCGTCGACGAGAGCGTGGTCAGCCTGATCGAGGAAGAGCTCAACGGCGCCGATCACCTGCTGTATTTCGAATCGCAAAGCAGCCTCGGCAGCGCCACGATCAAGGCGACTTTCCAGCCGGGCACCAACCCGGAACTGGCGCAGGTCGATGTGCAGAACCGCCTCAAGGCCGTGGAGTCGCGCCTGCCGCAAGCGGTCAACCAGCAAGGCTTGCAGGTGGAGAAAGTCTCCGCCGGTTTCCTGCTGCTGATCACCCTCACCTCCAGCGACGGCAAGCTCGACGACGTGGCGCTCAGCGATTACCTGGCGCGCAACGTGATGAACGAGATCAAACGCATCGACGGCGTCGGCAAGGCCCAGCTGTACGGTGCCGAGCGGGCGATGCGGATCTGGATCGATCCGCAGAAGCTGATCGGCTTCAACCTGACCCCGGCCGACGTCAACGCCGCCATCGCCGCGCAGAACGCGCAGGTGTCCGCCGGCAGCATCGGCGACCTGCCCGCGCCGAAGGCCCAGGAGATCACCGCCACGGTGTTGGTCAAAGGCCAGTTGTCGACGCCGGAAGAGTTCGCCGACATCGTGCTCAAGGCCAACCCCGACGGCTCCACCGTGCGCATCGGCGATGTGGCGCGGGTCGAGGTCGGCAGCCAGGAATACCAGTTCGGCACCCGCTTGAACGGCAAGCCGTCCACCGCCGTGGGCGTGCAGCTGTCGCCGGGGGCCAACGCCCTCAACACCGCCACCCTGATCCGGGCGAAGATGGACGAGCTGTCGCGCTACTTCCCGGCGGGCGTTGCGTACAAGATCCCCTACGACACCTCGCCGTTCGTGAAGGTCTCGATCACCAAAGTGGTCTACACCCTCGGCGAAGCGATGTTGCTGGTGTTCGCGGTGATGTTCCTGTTCCTGCAGAACGTACGCTACACGCTGATCCCGACCCTGGTGGTGCCGGTCGCCCTGATGGGCACCTTCGCCACGATGCTGGCGCTGGGGTACTCGATCAACGTGCTGACCATGTTCGGCATGGTGCTGGCCATCGGCATTCTGGTGGACGACGCCATCGTGGTGGTGGAGAACGTCGAGCGGATCATGGCCGCCGAAGGCCTGTCGCCCAAGGACGCCACCCGCAAGGCGATGGGGCAAATCACCGGTGCGATCATCGGCATCACCCTGGTGCTGGTGGCGGTGTTCATTCCGATGGCGTTCATGCACGGCTCGGTGGGCGTGATCTACCGCCAGTTCTCGCTGTCGATGGCCACCTCGATCCTGTTCTCAGCGTTTCTGGCCCTGACCCTGACGCCCGCGTTGTGCGCCACCCTGCTCAAGCCGATCGCCCAGGGCGAACACCATGAGAAGGCCGGGTTCTTCGGCTGGTTCAACCGCCGCTTCGAACGGCTGACGGCGCGCTATCAGGGCTGGGTGGGGTATGCGCTCAAGCGCAGCGGGCGCTACCTGCTGATCTACGTCGTGCTGCTGGCGGGCCTGGGCGTTTGCTTTGCCCGGCTGCCCTCCTCGTTCCTGCCCACGGAAGACCAGGGCTACACCATCACCGACATCCAACTGCCGCCGGGCGCGACCCAGAACCGCACGGTGCAGGTGGCCGAACAGCTTGAGGCGCACAACGCCGGCGAGCCGGGCATCAGCGACAGCGTGGTGATCCTGGGCTTCAGCTTCTCCGGCAGCGGGCAGAACGCCGCATTGGCCTTCTCCACGCTCAAGGACTGGTCCGAACGCGGCAGCGACGACTCGGCCGCGTCCATCGCCGACCGCGCCAACGCCGCGCTGAGCCAGGTCAAGGACGCCGTGGCCTTCGCCGTGCTGCCGCCGCCGGTGGACGGCCTCGGCACCTCCAGCGGCTTCGAGTTCCGCCTGCAGGACCGCGGCGGCCTCGGCCACGCCGCACTGATGGCGGCGCGCACCGAACTGCTCGACGCCGCCGAGAAGAGCCCGGTGCTGATGAACGTGCGCGAGAGCGCGCTGGCCGAAGCGCCGCAGGTGCAGCTGGAGGTCGACCGCCGGCAGGCCAACGCGCAGGGCGTGTCGTTCGCCGACATCAGCAACGTGCTGGCCAGCGCGGTCGGTTCGACCTACGTCAACGACTTCCCCAACCAGGGCCGCATGCAGCGGGTGGTGGTGCAGGCCGAAGGCGACCGCCGCAGCCAGGTGGACGACCTGCTGAAAATGCACGTGCGCAACGACGCCGGGAAAATGGTGCCGCTGTCGGCGTTCGTCCAGGCCAAGTGGACGCAAGGCCCGACCCAGCTGACCCGCTACAACGGCTACCCGGCCATCGCCATTTCCGGCGAACCGTCGCCCGGCCACACCACCGGCGAAGCCATGGCCGAGATCGAGCGGCTGGTGGCCCAGGGGCCCAATGGCCTGGGCCAGGAATGGACGGGGCTGTCGCTGCAGGAACGGCTGTCCGGCAGCCAGGCGCCGATCCTGCTCGGGCTGTCGCTGCTGATCGTGTTCCTGTGTCTGGCGGCGCTGTACGAGAGTTGGTCGATCCCGACTTCGGTGCTGCTGGTGGTGCCGCTGGGCGTGCTCGGTGCGGTGCTGGCGGTGACCCTGCGCGGGATGCCCAACGACGTGTTCTTCAAGGTCGGGCTGATCACCATCATCGGCCTGTCGGCGAAGAACGCGATCCTGATCATCGAGTTCGCCAAGAGCCTGTACGACGACGGCCACGACCTGCTCGACGCCACCCTGCAGGCCGCCCGCATGCGTCTGCGACCGATCGTGATGACGTCGCTGGCGTTCATCCTCGGCGTGGTGCCGCTGGCCATCGCCACCGGCGCAAGCTCGGCGAGCCAGCAGGCCATCGGCACCGGGGTGATCGGCGGGATGATCACGGCGACGTTGGCGGTCATCTTCGTGCCGATGTTCTTTGTGGTGGTGATGAAGCTGGTGCGCAGATCCGGCCGCCACTGA
- a CDS encoding DUF1345 domain-containing protein translates to MRFLARTHPRLSAAALFGIAVGLLTPNASLVSKILIGWNAGVWTYLALMLWLTARAKAPDVKRIAEMEDENAGLVLLMVSIAALASLATITFELVGSKDLETTRKLLHYGFTALTVIGSWLLIGVIFSVHYARLYYTWDGKEPALRFAEGLTTPNYWDFLYFSFTIGVAVQTSDVGVATRELRKIVLAQSLIGFVFNTAILGFSINIAAGLFG, encoded by the coding sequence ATGCGCTTTCTCGCCCGCACCCACCCTCGCCTCTCCGCCGCCGCGCTGTTCGGCATCGCCGTCGGCCTGCTCACACCCAACGCTTCCCTCGTCAGCAAAATCCTGATCGGCTGGAACGCCGGCGTCTGGACCTATCTGGCGCTGATGCTCTGGCTGACCGCCCGGGCCAAGGCCCCGGACGTCAAACGCATCGCGGAAATGGAAGACGAGAACGCCGGGCTGGTGCTGCTGATGGTGAGCATCGCCGCCCTGGCCAGCCTCGCCACCATCACCTTCGAACTGGTGGGCAGCAAGGACCTGGAAACCACCCGCAAGCTGCTGCACTACGGCTTCACCGCGCTGACGGTGATCGGCTCATGGCTGCTGATCGGGGTGATCTTCAGCGTGCACTACGCCCGCCTCTATTACACCTGGGACGGCAAGGAACCGGCCCTGCGCTTCGCCGAAGGCCTGACCACGCCCAACTACTGGGACTTCCTGTACTTCTCGTTCACCATCGGCGTCGCGGTGCAGACCTCTGACGTGGGCGTCGCCACCCGCGAGCTGCGCAAGATCGTGCTGGCGCAGTCGTTGATCGGGTTTGTGTTCAATACGGCGATCCTGGGGTTCTCGATCAATATTGCGGCGGGGTTGTTCGGATGA